Sequence from the Paenibacillus sp. genome:
AACCTCCCAAGACGCCTCGGCTGGACAGGTCGTTAATCGAGGAGAGAGCCCAGTACGACGCATCGACATCGCTGAACAATTGTTGGGCCGGTTTGTTCAGCAGGTTAGGGTCGATGTCGCTCCCGTAATCTAACGGATTCCGAGGTGGCTGGGGATTCGCCGGCGGCTGCTGCGGAACCGTCCCGCCATTTTCCCCGACTTGAAATACGTCCTCTCGAAACCCTAACGGTTTGAACTCATTATCGTACAGAATCGTTAATGCGTAAGTTTGCCCCGAACGCGGAATCGAGGATCCGTACCCTGTTTGATCGTTATACACCTCGGAAAAATTTGTAAACTGGTGGATCGTGCCGCTCGAACGGATGTTCAAGTCGCGGTCGGAGCTCATCACCCGAATGCGAGTAAACCGTTTCATAGATTCAGGAAGCTTCGATCGGTCGACGTACGTCTTAAACGATTTCGGTCCTTCCGGTACATGCGTCACCCCCGATTCGATCCACGGGACTGCGCCGCTCGTCACCGGCGGTTTGCTTCCGCTGACTCTAATCAACGTCACATCGCTTGCCACTTCCCATCGGTACACGGTGCTCGCGGAGGGAGCGATCAACCGGTAAGCCGTACCGACTTCCATGGAATCGATATTGGCGATCTCGAACCCGAAGCCGCTGATGGTGTTCGTGCTGAACCCTCCGGTAATTTGCGCGTACACTTCAGGCTTGCCGTCGGCTTGAAGCACGAAATTCGTCCCGGCGTAATTAATGAAATCCATGTCTTCCCCGTGAATGACTTGGGCGGTAGCTACGATAAAATCGTACATCGTGTGCGCCAGTTCCGGAGGCATGTCGGAGGAGTTACCCCAGATCGAATCGATGATTTGCACGGTGCGAAGGTTCGTCCCTTCGGCGTACGAATTCCCCGGTACGGAGAAAACCGAGGCGAATAATGTCAATATACAAGCTAGGACTAGGGGCACAATCTGTTTGCTTACCATAAATGATGACGTCCTTTCCTACCTTTTTCATAGTCTAGTAAGTATTTTATACCAGAACTTAACAGAAATGAATGAATAATTCACTTGTTTTAAAAAGGGGCCTATTTTTTACACGTCTCAATTTCAAAAACTATTAACGTCATAAGGTAGCGAAAAAGGCACCGATTCTGGTAAGGTGGAACTAGAGATATTTTTTGTAAGGAGAGGTCGCAATGCCCACAAGAAGTTGGCTTCGGATGATCACGGCCTCCGTCGTCGCTTTCGCGGTGTCGGTTCCTGTTACCCAAAGCGCGAAGCCGACCTTCGCCGACGTCGCAAGGGATGCTTCGTGGTCGCTGCCGTCCGTCGTCGAGCTGACGCATCGGGGCATTTTCACCGGATACGAGGACGGCAGCTTCGCGCCGAACCGCGCGGTCACGCGCATCGAGGCGCTGGCGGCGATCGTTCGTCATATGGGTCTTCGGGCGGAGGCCGAATCGGACAAAACGCGGAGAGCTCGGTTGTCCGCCGCAGACACCGATCTGATCAAGCGGGATTACGACTGGGCGACGGGGTATGTCGAAATCGCGGAGAAATACAACCTGTTGGACGACGAAAAGGCTGCATTCGGACCCGGGGAGCAGGCGAATCGCCTCTGGACGACGAAACTGCTTGTCCGCGCTCTAGGCCTTCAGAGGGAGGCGGAGCGGACTATGGCCGCTGTACTGCCCTTTCAAGACCGTACGGCGGTCGCGGAAGGCGACATCGGGTACGTCGCTGTGGCGGTGCAACGCGAGCTGTTGACGGGATATGAAGATGGCACGTTCCGTCCTTCCCGCCGCGTCAGCCGCGCCGAATTGGCCGCGCTCCTCGACCGGGCCGGCAATCTATATCCAGACCCGACGGGGGAGTTCGGGCAGCTGCAAGGAACCGCGATGAGCGCGAGCGGCGGCAACATTACCGTAAAGCAGCTTCGCGCCGAGCAAACGTTCCCGGTCGATCCGGCAGCGACGGTGGTGCGGGGAGGGAAACTGGCGTCCATCGGTGACATCATTCCCGGCGATGAAGTCAGCGTACTTCTGAAAGCAGGGAAGGCCATACACCTGGCCGTCACCGCCTCGGCAACCGTTACCGACGGCACGAAGAGCGGCACGGTTTCGTCTTTCGGCAACGACTACATCACCCTTTACGAGCAGGAAGGGGTGACCCGAAGCTATAAGGTGGGCAGCGCCGTCGCCGTTTCTCTGAAAGGCAGCCCCGCCGTATGGACCGACCTTCGAATCGGAGACGAGGTGGCCGTTACGGTAGCCGCAGGAACAGTCACGAGTGTAGATGTGCTTCGGTCGACCGCATTGGACGGGCGCTACCAGGGCAAGGTGAAATCGATTGAAGCCGACCGCCTGACGTTGACCGTGAACGGAAGCGACATGACCTTCGATGCAAATAAGGAGGGCGTTACCGTCCTTTTCAACAACATCCCGGGTGACTGGACCAACATTCAAATCGGCAGCGATGCGGCAATCATCGTATCCGGCGGAGTGGTCTACCACGTCAGCGTAACGCAAAACACTCCGGTCACGCAGGACGGGGAGGGGCATGTTACCGCAGTATACCCGAAGCTGCAGCAAATCGTGGTGTTCCGAAACGGGGTTAACGAATTGTATACGATCTCCAGGTCAGCGGATATTTTCCGAAGCGGCGTTGAATCCAGTCTGGACAAGATCATGCCGGGCGACAAAGTCGGTCTGGTCGTGGAGAACGGGGTCGTCACGTTCATCGCCGTCTCCGAACCGGCGAAAGAACAAGTTCGGAACGGGATCGTCAAGGGGATCTACATGTCGCATACGTATACGGGCCGGAGCATCGCTCAGGTCACCATCCGGATGGATCAGGACGGAATACCGATCCATTACACGTACGAAGCATTGCCTGACGCAACGGTCGTCGGAGGCGTGGAGAAGCTGTATTCGGATCGGACGGAAGTCGAGCTGCTGTTGTCCGACGGCAAGGTGTCGCACATCTTCGTTCGTTAACGCCTCCTCTAACAGGAAGAACCCCCGCGCACTAGGCACAGGGGTTCGTTCGGAGACGGCGTCAGACTTATTTCGCTTCAGCCGCGAGCGCTTCCTGAAGATGCTCGCCTTCGACCAGCTGGCGCTCAATATCCACGCTGTGTCGTTCGAAGCACTTGCAGTAGTAATCCTTGCGGCAGATCGTGCATGGAATGTTTAAGAGCCTGTTGATACTGGTGATTTTCCAAGCCGGATCCTTCCGCATAAAGACGCGCGCTTTCGTTCGGTCCTTAAACGTTACGATGAACTGATACAGACCGAGCTCCTCGTTATGATCGGACAGGGAGACAGTATCGACGACAAGTTTCGTTCTCAAGGCAGATGGCTCCTTTGTTTAATGAATGTACTGTAGCCGATACATTAGTTTAATCATTTTCTGAGGCTAAAGTCAAAGCCTGCAGCGGCAAGCAGGGACATTATTCGTCCTGATCTTGCGCGGAGGTCAGAATCGGAAAGCCGAGCACCTTCTTCAGATCGTTCAGCTCTCTGCGAAGCGCTCGAACCTGCTGGCGAAGCGACAGCACCTCTTCCTCGAGCCGGACGACGTGCGGATCGACCATCGTGGGCGTCCCGTCCGGCCCGTCGTGGGGCTGCTCCAACCGCAGCTGAAGCGTCACCGAAGGCTTCCTTCGCTGCTGCAGTTCTTCGAACTCGCCGGCTTCGAATCGTTGAATGAACGTTTGAAGGGCATCCGCCCGTATTTTCCATCCGATTCTGCGGTTTTCCGGAGGATCCGCTTGAATGTAGCCGGCGTTGAGCCACTTGCGGACCTCCTGCTTGTCCCTTGCGATGCCGCGTTCCTTGAGCAATTGGAATGCATCACGGACGCTGTAGATGGTCATTATAAACCCCCTGACGTATCGTAAAATGTTAATATAACTATTATAGAAAAGTATGGTGGTTTCATCAATGAACAGTTCATTATCGATATTAAACCTTTTTCCATCATTAGGGATAACTTACGACTAAAGTGGTAGATTATCCCTAATGATGGAGTCGGGCTTTAATACTTTTTAGTTAAAGAAATAGGTAAGTAGTTGGTTAGATGAAAAGATTTTTGCGCTTAGAGTAGAAAGTGGACACACCGTAAGAGCGAACCTGTTAGAATAAAAACAACGAAAAGGTCGAGGTGTGCCACGAGGGAGTACCGCCAGCATTTTGATGAGGAATTTAAGGCGGGAACACGGCCGGCATGAAAATCGGGTAAAAAGACTCGGGCATGCGTTTATTCGCAAACATAGCTCCCGGTTTCGCGTTGATCTACGGATTATTCATGGAGAAAGGTGATCTTATTGATTGATATACATTGCCATATACTCCCCCAAGCTGACGATGGACCGGATACGCTTGAAAAATCTCTTGCTATGGCTAAAAAAGCAGTTCGCGATGGTATAAAGACGATTGTTGCGACACCTCACCATTTAAACGGGAGGTATACAAATAATAAGTTTAATATCGAAAAGGATGTGCGTGAACTTCAAACGAATCTCGATAAACATGGGATAGACCTTAATGTCCTACCTGGGCAAGAGTTGCATTGTTCTTCATCGTTATCTAGTTACATATATAATGACTCTGGGATCCTAACATTAAATAACTCTCGGTATTTATTGCTCGAACTTCCATCAGGCGAAATTCCCTTGGGATTTTGGGAAATTATCCATGAAATACGAGTTATGAACTTAACCCCTATTATTGCTCATCCGGAGAGAAATAAGGAGATATTAGGTAAAGTTGATATCCTTTCATCATTTGTAGAGGAAGGTGTCTTGATTCAAGTAACAGCTCAGTCCCTATTGGGGGGATTCGGGCCAACTATTCAGAAAGCGGCAAGGAGAATGTGTCAACAGAACACAATTCACTTTATTGCTTCTGATGCCCATAATAATTCTACAAGACCGTTTTTAATGAAGGAAGCCTGCAACTGGGTTCTTAACGAGATGGGGAATGATTACGTAGAATATTACCTTGATAATGCAGAAAGGGTTATACGTAATCAGGAGGTAGTCCCGATGACACCTCAACTTAAAAAAAAGAATCGCTTATTCTTTTGGATGAAATAATTCTTTAATTTTGTCGAATTCATTGCCCGCTAAAGAGAAACTGTGTTATTCTGTATTTAACCAAGTTACATAAAAATGGAATTTCGTAGTTTGCTGATACGACCATAAGAGGTGAAGAGATGAAGAAAGTACTAAAGACGACAGTTGCAGCTTCGCTCGTATTTGGGACAGTGACGGGGTTGCCGATTGCTGGATTGCACCCGATTACTGGGGCAAAGGTCGTACATGCAGCCACTACATATACGCCGGTAGCACTGCCGGAGTCTGCAAAGAATTGGCTTAAAAAGTTGGAAGCTGCCTATGATCTCCTAGATGCTGATGAGAAGCAAGCTATCGAACAAGCACGTACGAATTTGTTGCAAAGTAATCCGGGTACTGGGGTAGTTGACCCGATCGTTGAGTTTCTGAATGCGAATTCCCAAGGTGTAACCTTTACCCGGGACGAAGTGGCAAGCGTGGTCTGGTCATTCGCGCATTTCCTTTCGACGACGGATGATGCGCAGTTGGAGACGTTCCTCGACCAGTTCCGTCAATCCTCGTCTGTTCGCGCGTTCTTTACGAAGTTGCTTGAGCCTACGGATATTGATTTGAACGGAGCCAACGGCTTGGACGTCGACGACGCAATTGAATTCTTTGTTGCATACCAAGCAGCTCTCTTGAGCTCTGTAAATCCATCCGACGCTTTAAAATATTTGGCTGGCACGACTACAGGGAATGACTTGACAAATCTTAAGACACAGCTTAAATCCGATATTCAGGAAGCCTTCACACAGGTGATGGCCAATAATACTTTAAATCTTTCCAAAGTATTAAGCTATTACGCACCAAATACAGCAGATAAAGCTGAACTGGCTGAAG
This genomic interval carries:
- a CDS encoding S-layer homology domain-containing protein, producing the protein MQIIDSIWGNSSDMPPELAHTMYDFIVATAQVIHGEDMDFINYAGTNFVLQADGKPEVYAQITGGFSTNTISGFGFEIANIDSMEVGTAYRLIAPSASTVYRWEVASDVTLIRVSGSKPPVTSGAVPWIESGVTHVPEGPKSFKTYVDRSKLPESMKRFTRIRVMSSDRDLNIRSSGTIHQFTNFSEVYNDQTGYGSSIPRSGQTYALTILYDNEFKPLGFREDVFQVGENGGTVPQQPPANPQPPRNPLDYGSDIDPNLLNKPAQQLFSDVDASYWALSSINDLSSRGVLGGYPDGKFRPERTVTRAELAKIMVLAAGLTVEPVTQTSFADVKPGDWHAPFVEAAKFYLNGYALPDGRLIYDPDAPALREDLAVAIVKLKGYDATHFPDHSILDAMFTDVSSISSYARNYVSIAVESKLVSGFPDDTFRAQLPVTRAQAAAMLHRAYQFGSDTKTEQQANRVKVEFPLPAGVPGTLPTQPPIAIPVPVPPPTTVTETVYGQL
- a CDS encoding S-layer homology domain-containing protein; translation: MPTRSWLRMITASVVAFAVSVPVTQSAKPTFADVARDASWSLPSVVELTHRGIFTGYEDGSFAPNRAVTRIEALAAIVRHMGLRAEAESDKTRRARLSAADTDLIKRDYDWATGYVEIAEKYNLLDDEKAAFGPGEQANRLWTTKLLVRALGLQREAERTMAAVLPFQDRTAVAEGDIGYVAVAVQRELLTGYEDGTFRPSRRVSRAELAALLDRAGNLYPDPTGEFGQLQGTAMSASGGNITVKQLRAEQTFPVDPAATVVRGGKLASIGDIIPGDEVSVLLKAGKAIHLAVTASATVTDGTKSGTVSSFGNDYITLYEQEGVTRSYKVGSAVAVSLKGSPAVWTDLRIGDEVAVTVAAGTVTSVDVLRSTALDGRYQGKVKSIEADRLTLTVNGSDMTFDANKEGVTVLFNNIPGDWTNIQIGSDAAIIVSGGVVYHVSVTQNTPVTQDGEGHVTAVYPKLQQIVVFRNGVNELYTISRSADIFRSGVESSLDKIMPGDKVGLVVENGVVTFIAVSEPAKEQVRNGIVKGIYMSHTYTGRSIAQVTIRMDQDGIPIHYTYEALPDATVVGGVEKLYSDRTEVELLLSDGKVSHIFVR
- a CDS encoding tyrosine-protein phosphatase is translated as MILLIDIHCHILPQADDGPDTLEKSLAMAKKAVRDGIKTIVATPHHLNGRYTNNKFNIEKDVRELQTNLDKHGIDLNVLPGQELHCSSSLSSYIYNDSGILTLNNSRYLLLELPSGEIPLGFWEIIHEIRVMNLTPIIAHPERNKEILGKVDILSSFVEEGVLIQVTAQSLLGGFGPTIQKAARRMCQQNTIHFIASDAHNNSTRPFLMKEACNWVLNEMGNDYVEYYLDNAERVIRNQEVVPMTPQLKKKNRLFFWMK